In the genome of Colletotrichum lupini chromosome 8, complete sequence, one region contains:
- a CDS encoding peroxidase, with protein MAGSKARIALTALVAVATAYPGMGRGGAGTSHGDMMAHLASREGAADNQNLGDLLKIPDGSLSDVGKDVKGILTGSGSPTTSDAASGNLPELGSSDCNADKCCVWQHVAADLMPTFRDDNGCTDPARAAIRLGFHDAAGWSLNTGDLGGADGSIVLAPEEIGRPLNKGLEEIVSQMKTWFAKYKDHGAGMADLIQFAANTATVACPGGPRIKTFVGRKDSSVAAPDGLLPDPKDPADKLIELFGNKTITAPGLAALVGAHTASRQRFFDTSKVNAPQDTTPNIWDVDFYGQTLAGAPAEVVTFPSDTVLSKDPRSAPAFQAFANNAPLWGGAYAKQYLRLSLLGVFNINDLTDCSKALPAGTGVKR; from the exons ATGGCCGGATCGAAAGCACGCATTGCTCTCACGGCACTCGTGGCAGTCGCCACTGCCTACCCCGGCATGGGACGGGGCGGCGCCGGAACCAGTCACGGAGATATGATGGCGCATCTCGCTAGCCGAGAGGGTGCCGCAGACAATCAAAATCTCGGCGATCTCCTCAAGATCCCCGACGGATCCTTGTCCGACGTCGGCAAGGATGTCAAAGGCATCCTCACGGGCTCCGGATCGCCTACCACATCCGATGCGGCCAGTGGCAACCTCCCTGAGCTCGGCAGCTCTGATTGCAACGCGGACAAGTGCTGCGTGTGGCAACATGTCGCTGCTGACCTGATGCCCACGTTCCGTGACGATAACGGGTGCACTGACCCTGCCCGCGCCGCTATCCGTCTCGGATTCCATGACGCTGCTGGGTGGAGCTTGAACACCGGCGACCTCGGCGGGGCCGATGGATCCATCGTCCTCGCTCCTGAGGAGATCGGGCGCCCACTCAACAAGGGCTTGGAGGAGATTGTATCGCAGATGAAGACGTGGTTCGCCAAGTACAAGGACCACGGCGCCGGTATGGCAGACTTGATCCAGTTCGCCGCCAACACTGCGACGGTGGCATGCCCTGGCGGACCGAGGATTAAGACCTTCGTCGGCCGCAAGGACTCTTCCGTGGCTGCTCCCGATGGTCTACTTCCAGACCCGAAGGACCCTGCCGACAAGTTGATCGAGCTGTTTGGCAACAAGACCATCACCGCCCCTGGTCTCGCTGCCCTTGTCGGGGCGCACACTGCCAGCCGTCAACGCTTTTTCGACACATCCAAGGTCAACGCCCCGCAGGACACCACGCCCAATATTTGGGATGTTGACTTCTACGGACAAACTTTGGCTGGAGCTCCTGCCGAGGTTGTGACCTTCCCCAGTGATACGGTTCTGTCCAAGGATCCCCGTTCGGCCCCGGCCTTCCAGGCCTTCGCTAATAACGCACCGCTTTGGGGCGGA GCATATGCCAAGCAGTATCTCCGTTTGAGTCTCCTTGGTGTCTTCAACATCAACGACTTGACTGATTGCAGCAAGGCGCTCCCCGCAGGCACCGGTGTCAAGAGATAG